In the Podospora pseudocomata strain CBS 415.72m chromosome 5, whole genome shotgun sequence genome, one interval contains:
- a CDS encoding hypothetical protein (COG:S; EggNog:ENOG503PEV2) encodes MLSISAFIASGLALASVAQGAPGFASIRSDQPDVSSYATVPITWELPLKADDPTGATVEVTGTIEEAIAQMDATYPGWNETFQAHLPPPPTVDSGAFDLAALDDPESYICKLDQWKEAGQLSILRGIEYLRGLTGSAKNGPGPGECGRVSCSWQSAIWWCNDNDTEKEVGWNNIADGTLYILQKCSRDAQYVKGQAFYKDKWNVIVRYDNDSC; translated from the exons ATGCTTTCCATCTCTGCTTTCATTGCCAGCGGCCTGGCTCTCGCCAGT GTTGCCCAGGGCGCCCCTGGATTTGCATCCATCCGCTCTGACCAGCCCGATGTTTCGAGCTACGCCACCGTTCCCATTACCTGGGAGCTCCCCCTCAAGGCTGACGACCCTACTGGCGCTACCGTCGAAGTGACCGGCACCATCGAGGAGGCTATCGCCCAGATGGATGCCACTTACCCCGGCTGGAACGAAACTTTCCAAGCTCacctgccccctccccccaccgtTGACAGCGGCGCCTTTGATCTTGCGGCTCTTGATGATCCCGAGTCCTACATTTGCAAGCTTGACCAGTGGAAGGAGGCTGGCCAGCTTTCTATTCTCCGCGGCATTGAATACCTCCGTGGTCTGACTGGCTCGGCCAAGAACGGCCCCGGCCCTGGCGAGTGCGGTCGTGTTTCCTGCTCTTGGCAGTCGGCTATTTGGTGGTGCAACGAC AACGAcacggagaaggaggttggctGGAATAATATTGCCGATGGGACTTTGTACATCCTCCAGAAGTGCTCTCGGGATGCCCAGTATGTCAAGGGTCAGGCTTTCTACAAGGACAAGTGGAACGTGATTGTTCGTTATGACAACGACAGCTGTTAA
- a CDS encoding hypothetical protein (COG:V; EggNog:ENOG503NZUS), giving the protein MILPTSLSSTNCPSIPANKTTMSKGLALITGINGFIAARTALTFLQAGYRVRGTARSLHSTKPLLSAIPAELVANLEIVEVPDITIPGAFDQAIKGVTTVAHLASPIFLTSTAPGPVLKAAVEGTQRVLESALTEPTVKSFTLMSSVAAIIDTESPNAHYDESNWNESSERLVRELGNEVPGYILYFASKTAAEKALWKFRDEHKPAFKIAAVNPVYVAGPPVVVPETRDKIHGTTKLISDVYSGIELAKSGLPGAFPSYVDVRDVARVILFGAENPEKVDGERFLLSGYHVPAQAVADILRERYPEREGVIEKGEPGQGYEKGYGYPKERVYDGSKVVRVTGEGYIPWEKTVVDFVESVKAIL; this is encoded by the coding sequence ATGATCCTGCCCACATCGTTATCATCAACCAACTGTCCATCTATTCCCGCCAACAAGACCACCATGTCCAAAGGCctcgccctcatcaccggcatAAACGGCTTCATCGCCGCCCGCACCGCCCTCACCTTTCTCCAAGCCGGCTACCGTGTCCGCGGCACGGCCCGCTCCCTCCACTCCACCAagcccctcctctccgccatccCAGCCGAACTAGTTGCCAACCTCGAGATCGTCGAAGTCcccgacatcaccatccccggaGCATTCGACCAAGCCATCAAAGGCGTCACCACCGTCGCCCACCTCGCCTctcccatcttcctcacctccaccgcccccggACCCGTCCTCAAGGCCGCCGTCGAGGGAACTCAGAGAGTCCTCGAGTCAGCCCTCACCGAACCCACCGTCAAATCCTTCACCCTCATGAGTTCGGTCGCTgccatcatcgacaccgAGTCCCCCAACGCCCACTACGACGAGTCAAACTGGAATGAGTCCTCAGAGAGGCTTGTCCGGGAGTTGGGCAACGAAGTTCCAGGGTATATCCTCTACTTTGCCAGCAAGACCGCCGCTGAAAAGGCCCTTTGGAAGTTTAGAGATGAGCACAAACCTGCCTTCAAAATCGCGGCTGTCAACCCCGTCTATGTCGCTGGCCCACCCGTTGTTGTGCCGGAGACAAGGGACAAGATTCACGGGACGACAAAGCTGATCAGTGATGTTTACTCTGGCATTGAGCTGGCTAAGTCGGGGTTGCCAGGGGCGTTTCCCTCGTATGTGGATGTGAGGGATGTGGCGAGGGTAATTTTGTTTGGGGCGGAGAACCCGGAAaaggtggatggggagaggtttTTGTTGAGTGGGTATCATGTTCCCGCTCAGGCGGTGGCGGATatcttgagggagaggtatcctgagagggagggggtgattgagaagggggagcCGGGGCAGGGGTATGAGAAGGGGTATGGGTATCCGAAGGAGAGGGTCTACGATGGAagcaaggtggtgagggttacgggggaggggtataTTCCTTGGGAGAAGACTGTTGTTGATTTTGTGGAGAGCGTCAAGGCGATTTtgtga
- a CDS encoding hypothetical protein (EggNog:ENOG503PQYH), with translation MIHLDDLAKSNGSKPTNTPECCNFPCKGPLKKNLQKQLPHPSRITASTFPFHQQAAIVHFTPLLPTSALCLSRSKIPWPNAKRKHNKMFTYTLVSALIGGASLALASPAPVITPAPVYERQSESALELKCQAHYESMMARAPDLPREHPIIQWMNQPENLKLFTDYTDIKAMCAVRWGKSTLEPPSSLASQWSSYMSEAQMFAISMKAPAHELSAMGCPSVIAAAGGLLAITEEVSCSRAYKAYMDAVPYLTATDGDDFATTGPTRTNVLAPSTTAPGSSEETDVSGNDSEDEGADGNGNGGSEEGSTETTSTSTAGGPRETGHVAVAAAAALAVVGAMAAL, from the coding sequence ATGATCCACCTGGATGACCTTGCCAAGTCCAACGGctccaaaccaaccaacacccctGAATGTTGCAATTTCCCATGCAAAGGTCCATTAAAAAAGAACTTACAAAAACAGTTGCCACACCCATCGCGTATCACAGCCTCCACGTTCCCTTTCCACCAGCAGGCAGCCATCGTGCATTTCACTCCTTTACTTCCTACATCTGCACTTTGCCTCTCACGATCCAAAATACCGTGGCCCAAcgccaaaagaaaacataACAAAATGTTCACCTACACGCTCGTCTCAGCCCTCATCGGCGGCGcatccctcgccctcgcctccccagCTCCCGTCATAACCCCAGCACCAGTCTACGAGCGCCAGAGCGAAAGCGCTCTCGAACTCAAGTGCCAGGCCCATTATGAGTCCATGATGGCAAGAGCCCCCGATCTCCCACGTGAACACCCAATCATCCAATGGATGAACCAGCCCGAGAACCTCAAGCTATTCACCGACTACACCGACATCAAAGCAATGTGCGCCGTCAGATGGGGCAAAAGCACTCTGGAACCGCCCTCTTCTCTCGCGTCCCAGTGGTCCAGCTACATGTCCGAGGCTCAAATGTTTGCCATCTCCATGAAGGCCCCTGCGCACGAGCTGTCCGCCATGGGCTGCCCTTccgtcatcgccgccgcTGGAGGACTGCTGGCCATCACTGAGGAGGTCTCGTGCAGCAGAGCGTACAAGGCGTACATGGATGCCGTGCCGTACCTTACCGCTACTGATGGTGACGATTTCGCTACCACCGGCCCGACTCGGACAAACGTTCTTGCGCCTTCAACCACGGCGCCCGGGTCAAGTGAGGAGACAGATGTCAGCGGGAAtgacagcgaggatgagggcgcTGATGGGAACGGAAATGGTGGTAGTGAGGAGGGGAGCACCGAGACGACCAGCACATCCACCGCTGGTGGCCCAAGGGAGACTGGACatgtggctgttgctgccgccgccgctctcGCCGTTGTCGGTGCCATGGCTGCGCTGTAA
- a CDS encoding hypothetical protein (EggNog:ENOG503PQYH) has translation MLAYTLVSAFAGASLVLANPAQAPAQAPAITAAPIFNRRQSESALKLECHAQLASIHARKPEPSDKLEDWMATANEAKNGNSLGDVLNICYAIYGKEMPDPPSSLQSEWSTYRSAQASYASSIGPAVSSLKAKCPKDMAFDFLFVAMSDMDSCHTAFAAMSLPDSELLTTSPSPSRTVIVAPITTIGPSEEAGAGGKDTESKEGSAQSTDTSTAAGARETGYVAVAVAVAAAAAVAAIAGGMVVV, from the exons ATGCTCGCCTACACGCTCGTCTCCGCCTTCGCCGGCGCatccctcgtcctcgccaacccggCCCAG GCCCCGGCCCAAGCCCCAGCCATCACCGCGGCACCCATCTTCAACCGCCGCCAGAGCGAGAGCGCTCTCAAGTTGGAATGCCACGCTCAGCTTGCCTCCATACATGCGCGAAAGCCAGAGCCCAGCGATAAACTTGAGGACTGGATGGCTACCGCGAACGAAGCCAAAAACGGCAACAGCTTGGGCGACGTACTCAACATCTGCTACGCCATTTATGGCAAAGAGATGCCGGATCCCCCTTCGTCTCTTCAGTCCGAGTGGTCCACCTATCGCTCGGCCCAGGCCAGTTACGCCAGTTCCATCGGGCCTGCTGTATCCAGCCTCAAGGCCAAATGCCCCAAAGACATGGCTTTTGACTTCTTGTTCGTTGCTATGAGCGACATGGACTCGTGCCACACGGCATTTGCTGCCATGTCGCTCCCCGATTCCgagctcctcaccacctccccaagccCATCCCGCACCGTCATTGTCGCGCCCATTACCACCATCGGCCCAAGCGAGGAGGCAGGTGCCGGCGGGAAGGATACCGAGTCGAAGGAGGGAAGCGCCCAGTCTACCGACACGtctactgctgctggtgccaGAGAGACAGGATacgtcgctgtcgctgtcgctgtcgctgccgctgccgccgttgCCGCTATTGCCGGTGGCATGGTTGTGGTATAA